Sequence from the Cervus canadensis isolate Bull #8, Minnesota chromosome 16, ASM1932006v1, whole genome shotgun sequence genome:
TCGTGTGTCTCCGCAGCGGCGGCGGCGCTCACGCCCTTCACCGTGACCCGGCGCATCGGCCACCCTTACCAGAACAGGACGCCGCCCAAGCGTAAGAAGCCGCGCACGTCCTTTTCTCGGGTGCAGATTTGCGAGCTGGAAAAGCGCTTCCACCGCCAGAAGTACCTGGCTTCGGCCGAGAGGGCGGCGCTCGCTAAGTCCCTCAAAATGACGGACGCGCAGGTCAAGACCTGGTTCCAAAACCGGAGGACCAAGTGGCGGTGAGAGAGGCCCGGCCCGGCCCACCTTGCACCGGCCCATTGCCCGCCTCGTGCCGCAGCCTCGCGTCCCCCCCACCCTGTGCTACCCGCTACCGCCCTCCTGGGGCTgcacctctccctccttcccaggtTTTATCTCCCAGCTCGCCCTCTCGTCCGCCTGTCCCCTCTCTCCCGCGCCTCCGGGACTCCTCCTTCCCATGCCTGTGTCGCTTTCCTGAGCCTCACCAGCTCTCTCCTTGTTCTATTCCATCTCCTGCGCTGCTTGGTTTCCTCTCgcctgcccacccccgccccgccaacACCCCACACTGCCCGGGTCTCTCGCGCTCCCCTAAACCGTCTGGCTTGCCCCCTGTTCTCTCGGATTGCCAACAATCCGCGCGGAGCTCCAGGTTCCGCCTCTAGTTCCCCATCCCGACTTCAGCCCTGTCTTAATCCGATCCCTGTTTCCATCTAACCCGCGAACTGCGAAGCGATCGCCTCCTTCAAGAAGCGTTTGAGACAGCCTGTGAGAAGTGGATGAGGCTGACCCGGCTGGGGGACCCCGCGAGGTGCAGAGCCAGCCTGCCCACCCGCGGACCCCAGTGACTGGTTGCCTGCAGGGCCTAGTCAGTTCCACACAGGCCCTACCCTTGTTACCCCGCAAGGAAACAATCTTTGCTGTTGGCGAAGCCACAATACCCGGGTGTGCAAGTGGGCGGCCGGCGGAGTCCCCTCCCGGCGATCTCCCGGCGCATAACAAAAACAAGCGATCCCAACCCACTCCCCGAGCTCGCGGGTGCTTGGCGCACAGCGCGGGCCGGGAGGCGGAGGAACTCCGCGCCTCGAGGCTCCCGGCTGGCCTCGGCTCCAGGGCGGGTTAGGGCCCCGCCGGCGGCCCCGCGGCGCCGGGTGCCTGACGGTGctgtccctctccctcccccggTGCAGGCGGCAGACGGCGGAGGAGCGGGAGGCGGAGCGGCAGCAGGCGAGCCGGCTCATGCTGCAGCTGCAACACGACGCCTTCCAAAAGAGCCTCAACGACTCTATCCAGCCCGACCCGCTGTGTCTGCACAACTCGTCGCTCTTTGCGCTGCAGAATCTGCAGCCCTGGGAGGAGGACAGCTCCAAGGTCCCCGCAGTCACCTCTCTGGTGTGAGCCACCAGCGCGCACCGTCGCCAAGCATCTCCGCCCCGACCCGGCGGGGCGCCCCGGGCCCCCAgccgggctgggggtgggggtggggggagtcgtGGCCGAGAGGGAAGGGCCTGCAAGCTCAAGTAGGCCCCGGGGCGCGGCCGCATCCCCGCCGTCTGCGGAGGGGGCTGGGCCCGGGCTCCGCGCGGCTGGACAATCCgagcccccgccccgcgcccagTCCCGCCCCAGGCCCGGGCCTGACAAAGAAAGCGCCTTACGTTTCTCCGCCCCTCGCCCGcagcgccccccgccccgggccggGCGCCTGTATTATACTTTGTACTTTTGCCCAAACGTGTACATAATAAAagttttggcttttttctttagAAGCCGGCCACCTGCTTCCCCCGCGGGGGCCACTGGAGGAGGGGCGGCCGACCAGGCGGCTGGGGGGAAGCGCCAGGGGCTGGGGCACCCT
This genomic interval carries:
- the TLX3 gene encoding T-cell leukemia homeobox protein 3, with product MEASASAQTPHPHEPISFGIDQILNSPDQDSAPAPRGPDGASYLGGPPGGRPGATYPSLPTSFAGLGAPFEDAGSYSVNLSLAPAGVIRVPAHRPLPGAVPPPLPSALPAMPSVPTVSSLGGLNFPWMESSRRFVKDRFTAAAALTPFTVTRRIGHPYQNRTPPKRKKPRTSFSRVQICELEKRFHRQKYLASAERAALAKSLKMTDAQVKTWFQNRRTKWRRQTAEEREAERQQASRLMLQLQHDAFQKSLNDSIQPDPLCLHNSSLFALQNLQPWEEDSSKVPAVTSLV